In Nocardia asteroides, a single genomic region encodes these proteins:
- a CDS encoding YdcF family protein: MTDVGIGLGGHDPSVAGHAAELYHRGLIPLIVFTGATSPVTAVRFPRGEAVHYREIVLALGVPDEVILVEPAATNTGQNIEFSRELLAGRDIRSVTLITKPQQARRGYATCRKVWPEVEVVCSFTALPFDDYVESIGDTDLVLTSLVGETQRVWTYAEQGFAIEQDVPADVRDAFATLVAAGYTDRLIR; this comes from the coding sequence GTGACCGACGTGGGAATCGGTCTCGGCGGCCACGATCCGAGCGTCGCCGGCCATGCCGCGGAGCTGTATCACCGCGGCCTGATCCCGCTGATCGTCTTCACCGGAGCGACCTCGCCGGTCACCGCGGTCCGTTTCCCGCGCGGGGAGGCGGTGCACTATCGCGAGATCGTGCTGGCACTCGGTGTACCGGACGAGGTGATCCTGGTGGAGCCGGCGGCGACGAACACCGGGCAGAACATCGAGTTCTCTCGCGAGTTGCTCGCCGGGCGCGACATCCGATCGGTCACGCTGATCACGAAGCCGCAGCAGGCGCGGCGCGGCTACGCCACGTGCCGGAAGGTGTGGCCGGAGGTCGAGGTGGTGTGCTCGTTCACCGCGCTCCCTTTCGACGACTATGTCGAGTCGATCGGGGACACCGATCTGGTGCTCACCTCGCTCGTCGGGGAGACGCAGCGCGTGTGGACGTACGCAGAGCAAGGGTTCGCAATCGAGCAGGACGTGCCTGCCGACGTCAGGGACGCTTTCGCCACCCTGGTCGCGGCAGGTTACACAGATCGGCTCATCCGATGA
- a CDS encoding non-ribosomal peptide synthetase, which translates to MTSRTRHTPPSSRRARGKRAPAARAATLAALLAAAAERNPDGVAVVCGDDSLTYRALDDRSTRLGRVLLARGAAPEAAVAVALPRSIDAVVTLWAVAKTGAAYVPIDPALPAARLDYQVRDCGALLGVTDRAHAGALPDRLSWLTVDTAETTGLIAAEAADPISYLDRPTVLRASDTAYVIYTSGSTGQPKGVAVTHAGLAGLCVEQVTRFGLTPEARTLHFASPSFDASILELLLAVGAAATMVIAPPTVLGGGDLAALLAGHGVTHAFLTPSTLATLDPASVPALRVLVVGGEPCPPALADRWAAHTALFNAYGPTEATVAATLAGPMTPGAPVTIGAALPGVQCRVLDTKLRPVGVGVAGELYLGGPGLARGYRGRPALTAQRFVADANGTLLYRTGDLVRRNGTGDFEYLGRLDRQVQVRGFRIELGEIEAALSAQPGVRAAVVVDRRSPGGDTALVAYLEPEPGSAPDPAALADAVARVLPRYMVPNSITLLDRIPLTTSGKADRTALRARPVDESPYRPPSGAGEELVAQAFRAVLGLPRVGADDDFFVVGGNSLLATQVAARLGDALDAQVPPRLVFDHPTVAGLAVAVRTELFDPARPPLLPMARPDRIPLSPAQLRFWLRNQFDTASAVDNLGFALTLTGALDVPALHAAFADAVIRHESLRTRYPADADGPHQVVLDADAALSALRVHEATAEPDSPAVAAWVDEILWRGFDVAREVPLRVGLLRTGDRHVLVCAMHHICADGSSLAPLARDIAAAYAARSAGTPPAWKPPAVQYADYSLWQREVLGSREDPESPLARQLAYWKRELAGIPDDLELPADRPRPAVASLRGASVQREASAALHGALRTVARRHNATVFMVMRTALAVLMARLSGVTDVTIGVPMTNRAEAALDDVVGMFVNTTVSRTRVDPGESFGALLGRTRERDLVNFAHSEVPFEHVVDAVDPLRSPGRHPLYQVGFAFQNFSEARMSMAGVAFSGFDLETRTSKTDLHIAVVESRTDDGAPGPIVVRFTYATDLFDAATVERFVGGYLRLLEQIAAEPGRVVGDLDVIEPGELRLLRAWSTGPVRAVSTESLLAPLHRFAATSPSALAVTGAGGSLGYAELSGAVSRLARWLIGRGVGPEAVVAVAMRRSLAQYIALCAVVEAGGAWVPIDPDHPAERIGYVLDSAQPVCILSTGSDAFTAAPAELVDTIDLSGFAGTPVTDAERPTPLHPDNPAYLIYTSGSTGKPKGVVITHRAIVNQIEWMRHEYRVTAADVYLQKTPGTFDVSLWGHFLPLRSGATLVLAGPDEHRDPGALSRLIAEYRCTLTDFVPSMLAAFAAHCEPAELSTLRDIFVIGEALPPETARAFAQRSAARIHNVYGPTEAAVSITAHRVGPADDAAVRVPIGVPEWNSRVLVLDSRLCPVPVGAVGELYLAGVQLARGYHGRAALSADRFVANPYDHAGTRMYRTGDLVRWSPQGALDYLGRSDFQVKLRGHRIELGEIEAALLAQAGVGQAAVVVKTGDTGDHLVGYVVPVPGAALDPDALRTAVSAALPSYMVPSAVVVLAELPVNTSGKLDRAALPSPVFASRSLVVPRTPLEATVAAAFADVLGLPEVGVTDDFYDLGGSSLLAFSLHQRLTRDLGRRVPMAALLGDPTAAGVAGYIGGAETAAAASPADDAVLDDDISPFTMTPRAVLLTGATGFLGAHLLRALLDRTPATVYCLVRAGSDAQAVERVLAALRRYRLREDGFERVRPVPGDLAAPRLGLAPADYERLAAEIDVVHHNGARVNHIEPYARLRAANVEGTREVLRFARTGRIKPLHFVSTINTAVRAADRPITEDTRLTADELPASGYIASKWTAEELVRKAAERGLPARVYRPGTISGTAAAGINSTSDALWNLLRATAVLGMAPDLGDAAVSLVPVDYVADAVVTMAGRAGTETVYHLVNPEPVAVSAIYDILREQGVPVETVSLERVRDALERESRLREAAGDDTLTRAALLTTDFAGLPVHLDWRDEHTQAMLSGTGVRRRPVDREVLAGYVREFLASGFIPAPAGIPS; encoded by the coding sequence GTGACCAGCAGGACCCGGCACACGCCACCGTCCTCGCGCCGTGCCCGGGGCAAGCGGGCGCCCGCGGCCCGCGCGGCCACGCTCGCCGCCCTGCTCGCCGCCGCCGCCGAGCGCAATCCGGACGGTGTCGCGGTGGTCTGCGGGGACGATTCGCTCACCTACCGCGCGCTCGACGACCGCTCCACCCGGCTCGGCCGGGTGCTGCTGGCCAGGGGCGCGGCCCCCGAGGCCGCCGTCGCGGTGGCGCTGCCGCGCTCGATCGACGCCGTCGTGACGCTCTGGGCGGTGGCGAAGACCGGTGCCGCCTACGTGCCGATCGACCCCGCGCTGCCCGCCGCGCGCCTCGACTACCAGGTGCGGGACTGCGGCGCGCTGCTCGGCGTGACCGACCGGGCGCACGCGGGGGCGCTGCCGGACCGGCTCTCCTGGCTCACCGTCGACACCGCGGAGACGACCGGCCTGATCGCCGCCGAAGCCGCGGACCCGATCTCCTACCTGGACCGCCCGACCGTGCTCCGGGCCTCCGATACCGCCTACGTGATCTATACCTCCGGATCCACCGGGCAACCCAAGGGCGTCGCCGTCACGCACGCCGGGCTCGCCGGGCTCTGTGTGGAACAGGTCACCCGTTTCGGCCTCACGCCGGAGGCCCGCACGCTGCACTTCGCCTCGCCCAGCTTCGACGCCTCGATCCTGGAGCTGCTGCTCGCCGTCGGCGCCGCCGCGACCATGGTGATCGCGCCGCCCACCGTGCTCGGCGGCGGCGACCTGGCCGCGCTGCTGGCCGGGCACGGGGTCACGCACGCCTTCCTCACCCCGTCCACGCTGGCCACGCTCGACCCCGCGAGCGTGCCCGCGCTGCGGGTGCTCGTGGTCGGCGGCGAGCCGTGTCCCCCTGCGCTCGCCGACCGCTGGGCGGCGCACACCGCCCTGTTCAACGCCTACGGCCCGACCGAGGCCACCGTCGCCGCAACGCTCGCGGGCCCGATGACGCCGGGCGCCCCGGTGACCATCGGCGCCGCGCTGCCCGGCGTGCAGTGCCGGGTGCTGGACACCAAGCTGCGCCCGGTCGGCGTCGGCGTGGCGGGTGAGCTCTACCTCGGCGGGCCCGGGCTGGCCCGCGGCTACCGCGGGCGGCCCGCGCTCACCGCGCAGCGCTTCGTCGCCGACGCGAACGGCACGCTGCTCTACCGCACCGGAGACCTGGTGCGGCGCAACGGGACCGGTGATTTCGAGTATCTGGGGCGGCTGGACCGACAGGTGCAGGTGCGCGGGTTCCGGATCGAGCTCGGCGAGATCGAGGCCGCGCTGAGCGCGCAGCCCGGCGTGCGCGCGGCGGTGGTCGTCGACCGGCGCTCGCCCGGTGGCGACACCGCCCTGGTCGCGTACCTCGAGCCGGAGCCGGGCAGCGCCCCCGATCCGGCGGCGCTGGCCGACGCGGTGGCCAGGGTGCTGCCGCGCTACATGGTGCCGAACTCGATCACGCTGCTCGACCGCATCCCGCTGACCACCTCCGGCAAGGCGGACCGCACCGCGCTGCGCGCCCGCCCGGTGGACGAGTCGCCCTACCGCCCGCCCTCCGGCGCGGGCGAGGAGCTGGTGGCGCAGGCGTTCCGCGCGGTGCTCGGCCTGCCCCGGGTCGGCGCCGACGACGACTTCTTCGTGGTCGGCGGCAATTCGCTGCTCGCCACCCAGGTCGCGGCCCGGCTCGGCGACGCGCTCGACGCGCAGGTGCCGCCGCGGCTGGTCTTCGACCACCCGACCGTCGCCGGGCTCGCGGTCGCGGTGCGCACCGAGCTCTTCGACCCGGCCCGCCCGCCGCTGCTGCCGATGGCGCGGCCGGACCGGATCCCGCTCTCCCCCGCGCAGCTGCGGTTCTGGCTGCGCAACCAGTTCGACACCGCCTCCGCGGTGGACAACCTCGGCTTCGCGCTCACCCTGACCGGCGCACTCGACGTCCCGGCGCTGCACGCCGCCTTCGCCGACGCGGTGATCCGGCACGAATCGCTGCGCACCAGGTACCCGGCCGACGCCGACGGCCCGCACCAGGTGGTGCTCGACGCCGACGCGGCGCTCTCCGCGCTCCGGGTGCACGAGGCCACCGCCGAGCCGGACTCCCCCGCCGTCGCCGCCTGGGTGGACGAAATCCTGTGGCGCGGATTCGATGTCGCGCGCGAGGTGCCGCTCCGGGTCGGGCTGCTTCGCACCGGCGATCGGCACGTGCTCGTCTGTGCCATGCACCACATCTGCGCCGACGGGTCGTCGCTGGCGCCGCTCGCCCGCGACATCGCGGCGGCCTACGCGGCGCGCAGCGCGGGCACCCCGCCCGCCTGGAAGCCGCCTGCCGTGCAGTACGCCGACTACTCACTGTGGCAGCGCGAGGTGCTGGGCTCGCGCGAGGACCCGGAGTCCCCGCTCGCCCGCCAGCTCGCCTACTGGAAGCGGGAGCTCGCCGGCATCCCGGACGATCTCGAGCTGCCCGCCGACCGCCCGCGCCCCGCCGTGGCCTCGCTGCGCGGCGCCTCGGTGCAGCGCGAGGCCTCGGCCGCGCTGCACGGCGCGCTGCGCACGGTGGCGCGGCGCCACAACGCCACCGTCTTCATGGTCATGCGCACCGCGCTCGCGGTGCTGATGGCCCGGCTCTCCGGCGTCACCGACGTGACCATCGGGGTGCCGATGACGAACCGGGCCGAGGCCGCGCTGGACGACGTGGTCGGCATGTTCGTCAACACCACCGTCTCGCGCACCCGGGTCGACCCCGGCGAGAGCTTCGGCGCGCTGCTCGGCCGCACCAGGGAGCGCGACCTGGTCAACTTCGCGCACTCGGAGGTGCCGTTCGAGCACGTGGTCGATGCCGTCGACCCACTCCGCTCGCCCGGCAGGCACCCGCTCTACCAGGTCGGCTTCGCCTTCCAGAACTTCTCCGAGGCGCGCATGTCGATGGCGGGCGTCGCGTTCTCCGGGTTCGACCTGGAGACAAGGACCTCGAAGACCGACCTGCACATCGCCGTGGTGGAGTCGCGCACCGACGACGGCGCGCCCGGGCCGATCGTGGTCCGCTTCACCTACGCCACCGACCTCTTCGACGCCGCCACTGTGGAGCGCTTCGTCGGCGGCTACCTGCGGCTGCTGGAGCAGATCGCCGCCGAGCCCGGCCGGGTGGTCGGCGATCTCGACGTCATCGAGCCGGGCGAGCTGCGGCTGCTGCGCGCCTGGTCGACCGGGCCGGTGCGGGCGGTATCGACGGAATCGCTGCTCGCGCCGCTGCACCGGTTCGCCGCGACCAGCCCGTCCGCCCTCGCGGTGACCGGTGCGGGCGGGTCGCTCGGCTACGCGGAGCTGTCCGGCGCGGTGAGCAGGCTGGCGCGCTGGCTGATCGGGCGCGGGGTCGGGCCGGAGGCGGTCGTCGCGGTGGCCATGCGCCGCTCGCTCGCGCAGTACATCGCGCTCTGCGCGGTGGTCGAGGCCGGTGGCGCGTGGGTGCCGATCGACCCGGATCACCCGGCCGAACGGATCGGCTACGTGCTGGACTCCGCCCAGCCGGTCTGCATCCTCTCCACCGGCTCGGACGCCTTCACCGCGGCCCCGGCCGAGCTGGTCGACACCATCGACCTCTCCGGTTTCGCCGGAACCCCGGTCACCGACGCCGAGCGCCCGACCCCGCTGCACCCGGACAACCCCGCCTACCTCATCTACACCTCGGGCTCGACCGGCAAGCCGAAGGGCGTGGTGATCACGCACCGCGCCATCGTCAACCAGATCGAGTGGATGCGGCACGAGTACCGGGTGACCGCCGCCGACGTCTACCTGCAGAAGACGCCGGGCACCTTCGACGTCTCGCTCTGGGGGCACTTCCTGCCGCTGCGCTCCGGCGCGACGCTGGTGCTCGCCGGGCCGGACGAGCACCGCGACCCCGGCGCGCTCTCCCGGCTGATCGCCGAATACCGCTGCACGCTCACCGATTTCGTCCCGTCCATGCTGGCGGCCTTCGCCGCGCACTGCGAACCGGCCGAGCTGAGCACGCTGCGCGACATCTTCGTCATCGGCGAGGCGCTGCCCCCGGAGACCGCCCGCGCCTTCGCGCAGCGCAGCGCCGCCCGGATCCACAATGTCTACGGCCCCACCGAGGCCGCGGTGAGCATCACCGCGCACCGGGTCGGCCCGGCCGACGACGCCGCGGTACGGGTGCCGATCGGCGTCCCGGAGTGGAATTCCCGGGTGCTGGTGCTCGATTCGCGGCTCTGCCCGGTGCCGGTCGGCGCCGTCGGCGAGCTGTACCTGGCCGGGGTGCAGCTGGCCCGCGGCTACCACGGCCGGGCGGCGCTGAGCGCGGACCGGTTCGTCGCGAACCCGTACGACCACGCCGGGACCAGGATGTACCGCACCGGCGACCTGGTGCGCTGGAGCCCGCAGGGCGCGCTCGACTACCTCGGCCGCAGCGACTTCCAGGTCAAGCTGCGCGGGCACCGGATCGAGCTGGGCGAGATCGAGGCCGCGCTGCTCGCGCAGGCCGGGGTCGGCCAGGCCGCGGTGGTGGTGAAGACCGGCGATACCGGCGATCACCTGGTCGGCTACGTCGTCCCAGTGCCCGGCGCCGCGCTCGACCCGGATGCGCTGCGCACCGCCGTCAGCGCCGCGCTGCCCTCGTACATGGTGCCGTCGGCCGTTGTCGTGCTGGCCGAACTGCCGGTGAACACCAGCGGCAAGCTGGACCGCGCGGCGCTGCCGAGCCCGGTCTTCGCCTCCCGCTCGCTGGTCGTCCCGCGCACCCCGCTGGAGGCCACCGTCGCCGCCGCCTTCGCCGACGTGCTCGGGCTGCCCGAGGTCGGGGTGACCGACGACTTCTACGACCTCGGCGGCTCCTCGCTGCTCGCCTTCTCCCTGCACCAGCGGCTGACCAGGGATCTCGGGCGGCGGGTGCCGATGGCGGCGCTGCTCGGCGACCCGACCGCCGCGGGCGTGGCCGGCTACATCGGCGGCGCCGAGACCGCGGCCGCCGCGAGCCCCGCCGACGACGCCGTGCTCGACGACGACATCTCGCCGTTCACCATGACCCCGCGCGCCGTGCTGCTCACCGGCGCCACCGGCTTCCTCGGCGCACACCTCCTGCGCGCACTCCTCGACCGCACCCCCGCCACGGTGTACTGCCTGGTCCGGGCCGGTTCCGACGCGCAGGCCGTGGAGCGGGTGCTGGCCGCGCTGCGCCGGTACCGGCTGCGCGAGGACGGCTTCGAACGGGTCCGGCCCGTGCCCGGCGACCTCGCCGCGCCGCGGCTCGGCCTCGCCCCCGCCGACTACGAGCGGCTCGCCGCCGAGATCGACGTGGTGCACCACAACGGGGCTCGGGTGAACCACATCGAGCCGTACGCCAGGCTGCGCGCGGCCAACGTCGAAGGCACCCGCGAGGTGCTGCGCTTCGCCCGCACCGGCCGGATCAAGCCACTGCACTTCGTCTCCACCATCAACACCGCCGTCCGCGCCGCCGACCGGCCGATCACCGAGGACACCAGGCTCACCGCCGACGAGCTGCCCGCGAGCGGATACATCGCGTCCAAGTGGACGGCGGAGGAGCTGGTCCGCAAGGCCGCCGAGCGCGGGCTGCCCGCCCGCGTCTACCGGCCAGGCACCATCAGCGGCACCGCAGCGGCCGGGATCAACAGCACCTCCGACGCGCTGTGGAACCTGTTGCGCGCCACCGCCGTCCTCGGCATGGCGCCCGACCTCGGGGACGCCGCGGTTTCGCTGGTGCCGGTGGACTACGTCGCCGACGCCGTCGTCACCATGGCCGGGCGCGCGGGCACCGAGACCGTCTACCACCTGGTGAACCCGGAACCCGTTGCGGTGTCGGCGATCTACGACATTCTGCGGGAGCAGGGGGTACCGGTCGAGACCGTCTCCCTGGAGCGCGTGCGGGACGCCCTGGAGCGAGAATCGCGGCTCCGCGAGGCAGCGGGTGACGACACCCTCACCCGCGCCGCGCTGCTCACCACCGATTTCGCCGGGCTGCCGGTGCATCTCGACTGGCGTGACGAGCACACACAGGCGATGCTGTCGGGCACCGGCGTGCGCCGCCGACCGGTCGACCGGGAAGTTCTGGCCGGGTATGTCCGGGAATTCCTGGCGTCGGGGTTCATTCCGGCCCCGGCAGGGATACCCTCGTAG
- a CDS encoding DUF6374 family protein, whose translation MPEPSPLDRAAEELRQTQRQLLDAAAFGKQLSPEQLERAAGRIGEALRAYAGVAAEPARQVCDRPRRHR comes from the coding sequence ATGCCTGAGCCATCCCCACTCGATCGGGCCGCCGAGGAGCTGCGGCAGACGCAGCGGCAATTGCTGGACGCGGCCGCGTTCGGCAAGCAGCTCTCGCCCGAGCAGTTGGAGCGGGCGGCGGGGCGGATCGGGGAGGCGCTGCGGGCCTATGCGGGGGTCGCGGCGGAGCCCGCGCGGCAGGTGTGTGATCGGCCGCGCAGGCACCGGTGA
- a CDS encoding helix-turn-helix domain-containing protein — protein MSPSPHAGQAIAAERKLAGLSQRQLATRANYSLAMVKAVEQGREPASPAFIAAAARVLRVEPERLTGTPYREVLAEDGPLEGIAELRAILCEGEYVRPEEPGTIADLQASMQRINDEDRKGNSRKALAKLPALIRKTYGALQETADPAAYELLCSAYNAADRMCRRFGFMSLTIPAIDRYDWAAARGNDPLAPAVGQVMRTRLLVYQDSTDLALTLVDKAIAESPGESEGALSVAGAAHLAGAVAAARGLRLDTAHDHLAEARAIGQRLGHESRAYETLFGPANTEIHAVGVELEAGDPGRAAREGSALKLPRSLAKTRAGHHWQDVSRAWLLTGKPDKALDALNQARRIAPQQTRLHPAVRETVHGIAAAQRRQTSSLTGFASWLGVQV, from the coding sequence ATGAGCCCATCGCCTCACGCTGGACAGGCCATTGCGGCCGAGCGGAAGCTCGCGGGCTTGAGCCAGCGCCAACTCGCCACCCGCGCGAACTACAGCCTGGCGATGGTCAAGGCTGTGGAGCAGGGCCGCGAACCGGCCAGTCCGGCGTTCATCGCTGCCGCCGCGCGGGTGCTGCGCGTCGAGCCCGAGCGGCTCACTGGCACGCCGTACCGGGAAGTTCTCGCAGAAGACGGTCCCCTCGAGGGCATCGCCGAGCTGCGGGCGATTCTGTGCGAGGGCGAATACGTGCGGCCCGAGGAGCCCGGGACGATCGCGGACCTGCAAGCCTCCATGCAACGGATCAATGATGAGGACCGGAAGGGCAACAGCCGCAAGGCTTTAGCGAAGCTGCCCGCGCTGATTCGGAAGACCTACGGTGCGTTGCAGGAGACCGCAGATCCCGCCGCCTACGAGTTGCTGTGCAGCGCCTACAACGCGGCCGACCGGATGTGCAGGCGCTTCGGCTTCATGTCGCTGACGATCCCCGCGATCGACCGCTACGACTGGGCGGCGGCTCGCGGGAACGACCCTCTCGCTCCTGCCGTCGGCCAGGTGATGCGCACGCGGCTGCTGGTCTACCAAGACAGCACCGACCTCGCCCTCACCCTTGTCGACAAGGCGATCGCTGAGTCGCCCGGCGAGAGCGAAGGCGCGCTGTCGGTGGCAGGTGCTGCGCACCTGGCCGGGGCGGTGGCGGCGGCACGTGGGCTGCGGCTGGACACGGCCCACGATCACCTCGCGGAGGCGCGTGCCATCGGCCAGCGGCTCGGGCATGAGTCGCGGGCGTACGAGACGCTGTTCGGCCCGGCCAATACCGAGATTCACGCGGTCGGTGTCGAGTTGGAGGCGGGTGATCCGGGTCGAGCCGCTCGTGAAGGCTCCGCCTTGAAGCTGCCCAGGTCGCTCGCGAAGACCCGCGCCGGGCACCACTGGCAAGACGTGAGCCGCGCATGGCTGCTGACCGGCAAGCCGGACAAAGCGCTGGACGCGCTGAACCAGGCCCGCCGGATCGCGCCGCAACAGACTCGCCTGCACCCGGCCGTACGAGAGACCGTCCACGGCATCGCCGCCGCACAGCGCAGGCAGACGAGCAGCCTCACCGGGTTCGCTTCGTGGCTCGGGGTCCAGGTCTGA
- a CDS encoding uracil-DNA glycosylase: protein MSPTANRRIETESHSMSTGRNAPRGVTKRAIAALMFWKKDSSADGVADSAGTAGTEPAVGSAGTSTVSDAPVVEPTDSAVSDAPVRAVETAEPPAAAVAVDAADVEADRAAPADVTSAQTTEVAPADATPTETTASADATPVEVTAATPADAKPVEVTPAKATEAAPVEAKPAEVTSADAAPAAAPADSAESAAPAAAIEKAEIASTDSSVPATEPASDTPEVAAPSTPVASAAEADNAPSDATAPAPTATPQAEPTPPAAVEPATAPAKKAAPRKKAAAKTADPSAPAKKTAAKAATKAPAKKAPAKKTAAAKSTTPRETAAPKVEERTLTARRLADNTYRDEQLAARYEGPIAPFNHLVDRLTEETGEPIPHLAPIYGGTEARVLSLFRDPGPKTRSGQQSSGLLSLENDDQAAERYLEFFRTSGLRIGDLITWNAYPWYTSRKPSTADIDRGIAPLEQVIALLPKLKVVLAHGLDAQAAWRRFERQHPEVASKLVVIPTYHTSKQALFTQDEAVRAQREDKLRSDFAKAAEHLAE, encoded by the coding sequence GTGTCACCGACCGCGAACCGCCGAATTGAAACGGAGTCCCACTCGATGTCCACCGGCAGGAACGCGCCCCGCGGGGTGACCAAGCGCGCTATCGCGGCCTTGATGTTCTGGAAGAAGGATTCTTCGGCGGACGGTGTCGCCGATTCCGCGGGTACGGCGGGTACCGAGCCGGCCGTGGGCTCCGCAGGCACTTCGACCGTCAGCGACGCACCGGTTGTCGAGCCGACCGATTCCGCGGTCTCCGACGCACCCGTGCGCGCGGTCGAGACCGCCGAACCCCCGGCTGCCGCCGTCGCCGTTGATGCCGCGGATGTCGAAGCGGACAGGGCCGCGCCTGCCGATGTCACGTCGGCTCAGACCACCGAGGTCGCGCCCGCCGACGCCACCCCCACCGAGACCACCGCGTCCGCCGACGCCACGCCCGTCGAGGTTACTGCGGCCACGCCCGCCGACGCCAAGCCCGTCGAGGTCACGCCCGCCAAGGCCACCGAGGCCGCGCCCGTCGAGGCCAAGCCCGCCGAGGTCACATCGGCCGATGCTGCGCCCGCCGCCGCGCCGGCGGATTCCGCCGAGAGCGCTGCCCCTGCCGCTGCCATCGAGAAAGCCGAGATCGCATCGACCGACAGCTCCGTCCCGGCGACCGAGCCTGCGAGCGACACTCCCGAGGTAGCGGCTCCGAGCACCCCCGTCGCTTCGGCGGCCGAAGCCGACAACGCTCCCTCGGACGCAACCGCCCCGGCACCCACCGCGACACCCCAGGCCGAGCCGACGCCGCCCGCGGCGGTCGAGCCCGCGACCGCTCCAGCCAAGAAGGCGGCTCCGCGCAAGAAGGCGGCCGCGAAGACGGCCGACCCGAGCGCCCCGGCCAAGAAGACCGCGGCCAAGGCAGCAACCAAGGCACCGGCAAAGAAGGCCCCCGCGAAGAAGACCGCGGCCGCGAAGTCCACCACCCCGCGCGAAACCGCCGCCCCCAAGGTGGAGGAGCGCACCCTCACCGCCCGCCGCCTGGCGGACAACACCTACCGCGACGAACAGCTCGCCGCCCGCTACGAGGGCCCGATCGCCCCCTTCAACCACCTCGTCGACCGCCTCACCGAGGAGACCGGCGAACCCATCCCCCACCTCGCCCCCATCTACGGCGGCACCGAAGCCCGAGTCCTCTCCCTCTTCCGCGACCCGGGCCCCAAGACCCGCTCCGGCCAGCAGAGCAGCGGCCTCCTCTCCCTGGAGAACGACGACCAGGCCGCCGAACGCTACCTGGAGTTCTTCCGAACCTCCGGCCTCCGCATCGGCGACCTCATCACCTGGAACGCCTACCCCTGGTACACCAGCCGCAAGCCCTCCACCGCCGATATCGACCGCGGCATCGCCCCCCTCGAACAGGTCATCGCCCTGCTCCCCAAGCTGAAGGTCGTCCTCGCCCACGGCCTCGACGCCCAAGCCGCCTGGCGCCGCTTCGAACGGCAGCACCCCGAGGTCGCGAGCAAACTCGTCGTCATCCCGACCTACCACACCAGCAAACAGGCCCTCTTCACCCAGGACGAAGCCGTCCGCGCCCAGCGTGAGGACAAGTTGCGCAGCGACTTCGCCAAGGCCGCGGAGCATCTCGCCGAGTGA